Proteins from a genomic interval of Microbacterium esteraromaticum:
- a CDS encoding Fur family transcriptional regulator — MAQRNTWQRERVRDALAEARGFVSAQTLHAELRQANTGIGLATVYRALAGLAASGEADSLQSPEGEALYRACETQEHHHHLICRSCGLTVEIEAKDVEQWAKRTAALHGFRDAEHVVDIFGLCAACANRIDGKDGA, encoded by the coding sequence ATGGCTCAGCGGAACACCTGGCAGCGCGAGCGCGTGCGCGACGCGCTCGCGGAAGCGCGCGGATTCGTCAGCGCGCAGACTCTGCACGCCGAGTTGCGCCAGGCGAACACGGGTATCGGTCTCGCCACGGTCTACCGCGCTCTGGCGGGGCTCGCGGCCTCGGGCGAGGCGGATTCGCTGCAGAGCCCCGAGGGCGAAGCGCTGTACCGCGCGTGCGAGACGCAGGAGCACCATCACCATCTGATCTGCCGCTCGTGCGGACTGACGGTCGAGATCGAGGCCAAGGACGTCGAGCAGTGGGCCAAGCGCACGGCTGCTCTGCACGGCTTCCGTGATGCCGAGCACGTCGTCGACATCTTCGGACTGTGCGCGGCGTGCGCGAATCGGATCGACGGCAAGGACGGCGCGTGA
- a CDS encoding LacI family DNA-binding transcriptional regulator produces the protein MSDDPRPRPVTRADVARYAGVSTAVVSYVLNDGPKAVAPLTKERVLDAVRVLGYRPNLAARALSKGQADMLGLLVSDNGNPFFTALWHALDRASAARSRQLLIVNSDRTQTSTSDQIRDLASRQISGLVIANILTASEQALVENLGIPSVMIGQFGDIDGMSGIGVDFVSGARQGVEHLIGHGYRDIAFVGSVSRHDGRERGWREALTAAQLSPGPLLHTTFSYEGGYDAGQKLLRDGALPRGILAASDQIALGLLTAMREAGVRVPEDVALVSFDGTSAVDYVWPRMTTVVQPLEAMADAAIAALVEPDTTPRFVEFGTELRVRESCGCPTVR, from the coding sequence GTGTCTGACGATCCACGGCCCCGCCCGGTCACCCGCGCCGATGTCGCCCGCTATGCCGGCGTGAGCACCGCCGTCGTGAGCTACGTGCTCAACGACGGCCCGAAGGCGGTCGCTCCGCTGACCAAGGAGCGCGTACTCGACGCGGTGCGCGTACTGGGCTACCGCCCCAACCTCGCGGCACGAGCGCTGTCGAAGGGGCAAGCCGACATGCTGGGTCTACTCGTCTCCGACAATGGCAATCCGTTCTTCACGGCCCTCTGGCACGCTCTCGACCGGGCCAGCGCCGCACGCTCGCGTCAACTGCTGATCGTCAACAGCGATCGCACGCAGACCTCGACCTCCGATCAGATCCGCGATCTGGCGTCGCGGCAGATCAGCGGCCTGGTCATTGCGAACATCCTCACCGCCAGCGAACAGGCGTTGGTCGAGAACCTGGGCATTCCCAGCGTGATGATCGGTCAGTTCGGTGACATCGACGGCATGTCGGGCATCGGCGTCGACTTCGTCTCGGGTGCCCGTCAGGGCGTCGAGCATCTGATCGGCCACGGCTACCGCGACATCGCCTTCGTCGGCAGTGTGTCACGGCACGATGGCCGCGAACGGGGCTGGCGAGAAGCCCTCACGGCGGCGCAGCTCTCGCCCGGCCCGCTGCTGCACACGACGTTCTCGTACGAAGGCGGGTACGACGCCGGCCAGAAGCTGCTGCGCGACGGCGCGCTCCCGCGCGGAATCCTCGCGGCCTCGGACCAGATCGCGCTCGGCCTGCTGACCGCGATGCGCGAAGCCGGGGTGCGTGTTCCCGAGGACGTCGCGCTCGTCTCCTTCGACGGCACGAGCGCAGTCGATTACGTCTGGCCCCGTATGACGACCGTGGTGCAGCCCCTCGAGGCGATGGCCGACGCGGCGATCGCCGCGCTCGTCGAGCCTGACACGACGCCGCGCTTCGTGGAGTTCGGTACCGAGCTGCGGGTGCGCGAATCCTGCGGATGCCCGACGGTTCGCTGA
- a CDS encoding metal ABC transporter ATP-binding protein produces the protein MSGGADGASAPALRIRGAALHRGSRELWAGLDLDVAPGEFIAVLGPSGSGKTTLLRSILGLQPLSAGTIHVGGRVAHRGNPRIGYVPQQRPLPPDTSMRARDLVALGVRGTRFGLPLPRRGDRERVDQLLRDVGADHYGDRPVGLLSGGEQQRLRVGQALADRPALLLCDEPLSNLDLANQRGVTDIIDRQRRENDAAVMFVTHDINPILGRVDRILYIAGGRFVLGTPDEVLQTRVLTELYGTPVFVLRAGDRLVVVGVPDAEPHHDHGDDESSAGAHA, from the coding sequence GTGAGCGGCGGCGCTGACGGCGCATCCGCACCGGCTCTGCGGATCCGCGGCGCGGCCCTGCATCGCGGATCGCGCGAGTTGTGGGCGGGGCTCGACCTCGATGTCGCCCCCGGCGAGTTCATCGCCGTACTCGGGCCGTCGGGTTCGGGAAAGACGACGCTGCTGCGCAGCATCCTGGGGCTGCAGCCACTCTCTGCCGGCACCATCCATGTCGGCGGACGCGTCGCGCACCGCGGCAACCCCCGCATCGGCTACGTTCCGCAGCAGCGCCCACTGCCGCCCGACACGAGCATGCGCGCCCGCGACCTCGTCGCACTCGGGGTGCGCGGCACCCGGTTCGGGCTGCCGCTCCCGCGCCGTGGCGACCGTGAGCGCGTCGATCAGCTGCTGCGCGACGTCGGCGCCGACCACTACGGCGACCGTCCGGTCGGGCTGCTCTCGGGCGGTGAGCAGCAGCGGCTGCGCGTGGGCCAGGCCCTCGCCGACCGTCCTGCGCTGTTGCTGTGCGACGAGCCGTTGTCGAATCTCGACCTCGCCAATCAGCGCGGCGTGACCGACATCATCGACCGGCAGCGTCGCGAGAACGACGCCGCCGTGATGTTCGTCACTCACGACATCAACCCGATCCTGGGGCGCGTGGACCGCATCCTCTACATCGCCGGTGGGCGCTTCGTGCTGGGCACCCCCGACGAGGTGCTGCAGACCCGGGTGCTCACCGAGCTCTACGGCACACCGGTGTTCGTGCTGCGTGCGGGCGACCGGCTCGTCGTCGTCGGCGTACCCGATGCCGAGCCGCACCACGACCACGGCGACGACGAATCCAGTGCGGGGGCGCACGCATGA
- a CDS encoding alpha-ketoacid dehydrogenase subunit beta: MTIESMPMSRALNAGLRKAMQDDPRVLLMGEDIGPLGGVFRITEHLHRDFGPQRVLDTPLAESGIVGTAIGLAMAGFRPVCEIQFDGFVFPAFDQITSQLAKMTNRHEGALSMPIVIRIPYGGHIGAVEHHQESPEAYFTHTPGLRVVSPSTPNDAYWMIQEAIRSNDPVIFLEPKSRYWPKGEVDLSESAVPLHASRVVRRGSDVTLVGHGAMVTTLLQAAAIAEGEGTSCEVVDVRSLSPVDYGPILDSVRSTGRMVYAQEAPGFTSLGSEIAATVMERAFYALEAPVLRVSGFDTPFPPAKLEGTYLPDADRILEAVDRSLAY, from the coding sequence ATGACGATCGAGTCGATGCCCATGTCGCGGGCGCTCAACGCCGGTCTGCGCAAGGCCATGCAGGACGACCCCCGGGTGCTGCTGATGGGAGAGGACATCGGCCCGCTCGGTGGCGTCTTCCGTATCACCGAGCACCTGCACCGCGACTTCGGACCCCAGCGCGTGCTCGACACCCCGCTCGCCGAGTCGGGCATCGTCGGCACGGCGATCGGGCTGGCGATGGCCGGATTCCGACCGGTGTGCGAGATCCAGTTCGACGGCTTCGTGTTCCCCGCCTTCGACCAGATCACCTCGCAGCTGGCGAAGATGACCAACCGTCACGAGGGTGCCCTGTCGATGCCGATCGTGATCCGCATCCCGTACGGCGGGCACATCGGCGCCGTCGAGCACCACCAGGAGAGCCCCGAGGCGTACTTCACGCACACTCCGGGGCTGCGGGTGGTTTCGCCGTCGACCCCGAACGACGCCTACTGGATGATCCAGGAGGCGATCCGCTCCAACGACCCGGTGATCTTCCTCGAACCTAAGAGCCGGTACTGGCCCAAGGGCGAGGTCGATCTGTCAGAATCCGCCGTCCCGCTGCACGCGTCGCGCGTCGTGCGCCGCGGCAGCGATGTGACCCTTGTCGGCCACGGCGCGATGGTGACCACGCTGCTGCAGGCGGCGGCCATCGCCGAGGGCGAGGGCACGAGCTGCGAGGTCGTCGACGTGCGTTCGCTGTCGCCGGTCGACTACGGCCCGATCCTCGACTCGGTGCGCTCGACGGGCCGCATGGTCTACGCGCAGGAGGCGCCCGGTTTCACCAGCCTCGGCAGCGAGATCGCTGCGACCGTCATGGAGCGGGCGTTCTACGCCCTCGAAGCGCCCGTGCTGCGGGTCTCGGGGTTCGACACGCCCTTCCCGCCCGCCAAGCTCGAGGGCACCTACCTGCCCGATGCCGACCGCATCCTGGAGGCCGTCGACCGCTCACTCGCCTACTGA
- a CDS encoding DNA-3-methyladenine glycosylase, translating into MRPHDLLGLPVDVAPRFLGARLHTVVDGVSIRLRITEVEAYHGLGTGPVPDPGSHARMGPTARNATMWGPPGHLYVYLSHGIHSCVNVVCGPEGTAGGVLLRAGEVIEGADAAARRRGVTGPLTAGSRRDLARGPGRLGQAVGLRHALHDGIDFATGAELNGARAGLFWGEAPVEVSAGPRVGVAGLGGTRAYPWRFWIAGDPTVSAFRWGRGAFEASAGLPGDP; encoded by the coding sequence GTGCGACCGCACGACCTCCTGGGGCTGCCGGTCGACGTCGCGCCCCGCTTTCTGGGTGCTCGGCTGCACACCGTGGTCGACGGCGTCAGCATCCGCCTGCGCATCACCGAGGTCGAGGCGTACCACGGTCTCGGGACGGGTCCCGTGCCCGACCCCGGGTCGCACGCCCGGATGGGGCCGACCGCGCGCAACGCGACCATGTGGGGTCCCCCGGGGCACCTCTACGTGTACCTGAGCCACGGCATCCACTCGTGCGTCAACGTCGTCTGTGGGCCGGAGGGCACCGCGGGCGGTGTGCTGTTGCGTGCGGGTGAGGTGATCGAGGGGGCGGATGCTGCCGCCCGGCGCCGCGGTGTTACAGGTCCGCTCACCGCCGGCTCTCGGCGCGATCTGGCGCGCGGACCCGGCCGGCTCGGGCAGGCCGTCGGGCTGCGCCACGCGCTGCACGACGGGATCGACTTCGCGACGGGCGCGGAGCTCAACGGGGCGCGCGCCGGCCTCTTCTGGGGCGAGGCGCCCGTCGAGGTGTCCGCCGGACCGCGGGTCGGCGTGGCGGGTCTGGGTGGCACCCGGGCCTACCCGTGGCGGTTCTGGATTGCCGGTGACCCGACGGTGTCGGCGTTCCGCTGGGGGCGCGGCGCCTTCGAAGCCTCGGCGGGTCTGCCGGGCGATCCGTGA
- a CDS encoding metal ABC transporter solute-binding protein, Zn/Mn family, giving the protein MKKSLSALALAAASVMVLSGCSATAGGTADSGGEEGLLQVVASTNVYGQLAASIGGDRVEVTSLIDSAAKDPHSYEATARDRLAVQKADLVIENGGGYDAFMQELAEGSDAVVITAAELSHDYPDAVVDDHADDAHAEDDHAEDHSEEDHAEDEHDDHAGHSHIEGFNEHVWFDVHAISHVTEQIAADLTALDPEGEPDYTAALEELNGELSAIETELDELHERLEGTTVFITEPLPGLLAAAAGLDDVAPDGFASAVEEGNDVAPATLLEALAVIEDGTVGAVLTNVQTGGAETDRVEQAATDAGIPVVAFSELLEADQTYAEWMRAAISDLAAALDE; this is encoded by the coding sequence ATGAAGAAGTCCCTCTCCGCCCTCGCGCTCGCCGCAGCATCCGTCATGGTCCTGTCGGGCTGCTCGGCCACCGCCGGCGGAACGGCGGACTCCGGCGGCGAAGAGGGGCTGCTGCAGGTCGTCGCCTCGACCAACGTCTACGGTCAGCTCGCCGCATCCATCGGTGGCGATCGCGTCGAGGTCACCAGCCTGATCGACTCCGCGGCGAAGGACCCCCACTCGTACGAGGCGACCGCCCGCGACCGCCTGGCCGTGCAGAAGGCCGACCTCGTGATCGAGAACGGTGGCGGCTACGACGCCTTCATGCAGGAGCTGGCAGAGGGATCGGATGCTGTCGTGATCACCGCGGCCGAGCTCTCGCACGACTACCCGGATGCCGTCGTCGACGACCACGCCGACGATGCGCACGCCGAAGACGACCACGCTGAAGACCACAGCGAAGAAGACCACGCCGAGGACGAGCACGACGACCACGCCGGTCACTCGCACATCGAGGGCTTCAATGAGCACGTCTGGTTCGACGTGCACGCGATCTCTCACGTCACCGAGCAGATCGCTGCCGACCTCACGGCCCTCGACCCCGAGGGTGAGCCCGACTACACGGCTGCCCTCGAAGAACTCAACGGTGAGCTGTCGGCGATCGAAACCGAACTCGACGAGCTGCACGAGCGCCTCGAAGGCACGACCGTGTTCATCACCGAGCCGCTGCCCGGTCTGCTCGCCGCAGCCGCCGGTCTCGACGACGTCGCGCCCGACGGGTTCGCCTCCGCTGTTGAAGAGGGCAACGACGTCGCGCCGGCCACACTGCTCGAAGCGCTCGCGGTGATCGAGGACGGAACCGTCGGTGCGGTGCTCACCAACGTGCAGACCGGTGGAGCCGAGACCGATCGCGTCGAGCAGGCCGCGACGGATGCCGGTATCCCGGTGGTCGCATTCAGTGAACTGCTCGAGGCCGATCAGACGTACGCTGAGTGGATGCGTGCAGCGATCTCCGACCTCGCCGCCGCCCTCGACGAGTGA
- a CDS encoding dihydrolipoamide acetyltransferase family protein — protein sequence MSTQTFTLPDVGEGLTEAELVAWKVAPGDTVAINDVICEIETAKSLVELPSPHAGTVGELLVAEGVTVEVGAPIISFVSDAVAPATPAPAPAASGEEGGGSVLVGYGTGGGAVSRRRKPAERPVRASVGVIAKPPIRKLARDLNVDLTEVTPTGADGEVTRDDVVGHAQQASVFRNIETPEWGDVREEKLPAPVSAPAGLARGIQPAAQDDDRSESIPVKGVRKATSSAMVQSAYSAPHVTVWKEIDATRTMELVKRLKASPDFTDIRVSPLLIMARAVIWAARRTPMVNAAWVDTDNGAEIVVRHYVNLGIAAATPRGLLVPNIKDAQDLGLKDLARALNRLTVTAREGKTSPADQQGGTITITNIGVFGMDAGTPIINPGEAGIVAMGTIAQKPWVVDGEVRPRWVTTVAGSFDHRVIDGDGMSRFIADVAAVLEEPALLVD from the coding sequence ATGAGTACTCAGACCTTCACCCTGCCCGACGTCGGCGAGGGGCTCACCGAGGCCGAGCTCGTCGCCTGGAAGGTCGCCCCGGGCGACACCGTGGCGATCAATGACGTGATCTGCGAGATCGAGACGGCCAAGTCGCTGGTCGAGCTGCCGTCACCGCACGCGGGGACCGTCGGTGAACTGCTGGTCGCCGAGGGCGTCACGGTCGAGGTGGGTGCGCCGATCATCTCGTTCGTGTCGGATGCTGTCGCGCCGGCCACCCCGGCGCCCGCGCCCGCGGCATCCGGCGAGGAGGGCGGCGGATCGGTGCTGGTCGGCTACGGCACCGGAGGCGGTGCCGTCTCGCGTCGCCGCAAGCCGGCCGAGCGACCCGTGCGCGCCTCGGTGGGCGTGATCGCCAAGCCACCGATCCGCAAGCTCGCCCGTGACCTGAACGTCGACCTCACCGAGGTCACCCCGACCGGTGCAGACGGCGAAGTCACGCGCGATGACGTCGTGGGACACGCGCAGCAGGCCAGTGTGTTCCGCAACATCGAGACCCCCGAGTGGGGAGATGTGCGCGAGGAGAAGCTGCCGGCCCCGGTGAGCGCCCCGGCGGGCCTGGCCCGCGGCATCCAACCCGCTGCGCAGGACGACGATCGCAGCGAGTCGATCCCGGTCAAGGGTGTGCGCAAGGCGACCTCGTCGGCGATGGTGCAGAGCGCCTACTCGGCACCGCACGTGACCGTGTGGAAAGAGATCGACGCGACCCGCACGATGGAGCTCGTCAAGCGTCTGAAGGCGTCGCCCGACTTCACCGACATCCGGGTGTCGCCGCTGCTGATCATGGCGCGCGCCGTGATCTGGGCCGCGCGGCGCACCCCGATGGTCAACGCCGCGTGGGTCGACACCGACAACGGTGCGGAGATCGTCGTGCGCCACTACGTCAACCTCGGCATCGCGGCGGCGACGCCGCGCGGTCTGCTGGTGCCGAACATCAAGGACGCCCAGGATCTCGGGCTGAAAGACCTCGCCCGCGCCCTGAACCGGCTGACCGTCACGGCCCGCGAGGGCAAGACCAGCCCCGCCGACCAGCAGGGCGGCACCATCACGATCACCAACATCGGTGTGTTCGGGATGGATGCCGGAACCCCGATCATCAACCCGGGCGAGGCCGGCATCGTCGCCATGGGCACGATCGCCCAGAAGCCGTGGGTCGTCGACGGCGAGGTGCGTCCGCGCTGGGTGACCACGGTCGCCGGGTCGTTCGACCACCGTGTGATCGACGGCGACGGCATGAGCCGCTTCATCGCCGACGTCGCCGCCGTGCTCGAGGAGCCCGCGCTGCTCGTCGACTGA
- a CDS encoding metal ABC transporter permease, which produces MRAMIDWSDVFSFQDYGELLALLSNSLIAGAVLGLVGGLIGVFVMQRNLAFAVHGISELSFAGAAAALLFGGSVVAGSIGGALVAAILIGVLGSRARDRNSIVGVLMPFGLGLGILFLSLYDGRSANRFGLLTGQIVSVSTPDLGWLIGISVIVLAGLLLMWNPLSFDSLDPESAAARGVPVRAVNLAFMVLLGLIVAVSVHIIGALLVMALLVTPAAAAMRLSAGPVAVPLLAALFGFVSAVGGIMLALAGTLPVSPYITTISFLIYVGCWITQRVRRRTRRTANG; this is translated from the coding sequence ATGAGGGCGATGATCGACTGGAGCGACGTCTTCTCGTTCCAGGACTACGGCGAACTGCTGGCGCTACTGTCGAACTCACTGATCGCCGGCGCGGTGCTCGGCCTGGTCGGTGGCCTCATCGGCGTCTTCGTGATGCAGCGCAACCTCGCCTTCGCCGTGCACGGCATCAGCGAACTGTCGTTCGCGGGGGCCGCAGCCGCTCTACTGTTCGGCGGAAGCGTGGTCGCCGGCTCGATCGGCGGAGCCCTGGTCGCGGCCATCCTCATCGGTGTGCTGGGATCGCGCGCGCGCGACCGCAACTCGATCGTCGGGGTGCTGATGCCGTTCGGTCTCGGCCTCGGCATCCTCTTCCTCTCGCTCTACGATGGGCGCAGCGCGAACCGGTTCGGCCTGTTGACCGGTCAGATCGTCTCGGTGTCGACCCCCGACCTGGGGTGGCTGATCGGCATCAGCGTCATCGTGCTGGCGGGGTTGCTGCTGATGTGGAACCCGCTGAGCTTCGACTCGCTCGATCCCGAGTCGGCGGCGGCGCGTGGCGTTCCGGTGCGCGCGGTGAACCTGGCGTTCATGGTGCTGCTCGGGCTGATCGTGGCGGTGAGCGTGCACATCATTGGCGCCCTGCTGGTGATGGCCCTGCTGGTGACCCCCGCGGCTGCGGCGATGCGTCTGAGCGCAGGTCCGGTGGCCGTCCCGCTGCTGGCGGCCCTGTTCGGCTTCGTGTCGGCGGTCGGCGGCATCATGCTGGCCCTGGCAGGCACTCTGCCGGTGAGTCCATACATCACCACGATCTCGTTCCTGATCTACGTCGGGTGCTGGATCACCCAGCGGGTGCGCCGACGCACCCGACGCACAGCCAACGGATGA
- a CDS encoding permease, with protein MPTGKAIAIGLAIVAALVIIDVFVPTLFPTALPDRAQDGLTLSISVLIEALPWVMLGVVLSIVVQVWMPADVLQRWLPRNAWARRAVLSLLGMFIPVCECGNVPFARGLMMRGLAPSEALTFLIAAPIVNPIVILTTHAAFGWDDGILVARLVGGYLIANLIGWIFSRHRDPQAMLTARFVDTCEQVAHEPGSPVRRSLVQFLVELRAVMPALVIGSALAGAVQVLVPRDVLLAIGSNPVLSILAMVALAMTVAICSNVDAFFALSFASTFSAGALIAFLIVGPLVDVKMIALLRTTYTTRVIAGVVGVVILAACAIGIGVNVFG; from the coding sequence GTGCCCACCGGCAAGGCCATCGCGATCGGTCTGGCCATCGTTGCGGCGCTCGTGATCATCGACGTGTTCGTGCCGACGCTGTTCCCGACCGCGCTGCCGGATCGTGCACAGGACGGACTGACGCTCAGCATCAGCGTGCTGATCGAGGCGCTGCCGTGGGTGATGCTCGGCGTCGTGCTGTCGATCGTCGTGCAGGTGTGGATGCCGGCTGATGTGCTGCAGCGCTGGCTGCCGCGCAACGCCTGGGCACGCCGGGCCGTGCTGTCACTGCTGGGCATGTTCATCCCGGTCTGCGAGTGCGGCAACGTGCCCTTCGCCCGCGGCCTGATGATGCGCGGCCTCGCCCCGTCCGAGGCGCTGACGTTCCTGATCGCCGCGCCGATCGTCAACCCGATCGTCATCCTCACCACGCACGCCGCGTTCGGGTGGGATGACGGCATTCTGGTGGCGCGTCTGGTCGGCGGATACCTGATCGCCAATCTGATCGGCTGGATCTTCAGCCGCCACCGTGACCCGCAGGCGATGCTGACCGCGCGGTTCGTCGACACCTGCGAGCAGGTGGCGCACGAACCTGGTTCGCCCGTGCGCCGCAGTCTTGTGCAGTTCTTGGTCGAGTTGCGGGCGGTCATGCCGGCGCTGGTGATCGGTTCGGCCCTGGCGGGCGCTGTGCAGGTGCTGGTGCCGCGCGATGTGCTGCTGGCGATCGGTTCCAACCCCGTGCTGTCGATCCTCGCGATGGTGGCGTTGGCGATGACGGTCGCGATCTGCTCGAACGTCGACGCGTTCTTCGCCCTGTCGTTCGCCTCGACCTTCTCGGCCGGTGCGCTGATCGCGTTCCTGATCGTCGGCCCACTGGTCGATGTGAAGATGATCGCGCTGCTGCGCACCACCTACACGACCCGCGTGATCGCGGGCGTGGTCGGTGTGGTGATCCTCGCCGCCTGCGCGATCGGCATCGGGGTGAACGTCTTTGGCTGA
- a CDS encoding TIGR03943 family putative permease subunit: MAEHTDTDRPSTAHALATRWLGAGLASVMSVITLGLAATGRLTLYISPETVWFASAAAVVTLVLAVWSCTLPLGAEGDHDHDHTTPAGTSDARASRRRTMQTVAVVSGGAIASAVVVAALVLPPASLSAALAVSRAGETPTLFAGADDVTLGIADTTTFGVGEWSTAFATSTRPENYDGSPVTLVGFVTPNSEGDVNLTRMVISHCVIDAQPASVPVSGPGLTETYETGQWIEVSGTVRADADGTLRIEPVEVTKIDEPKDPYEY; this comes from the coding sequence TTGGCTGAGCACACCGACACCGACCGCCCTTCGACGGCGCACGCCCTGGCCACCCGGTGGTTGGGGGCGGGGCTGGCGAGCGTGATGTCGGTGATCACCCTCGGACTGGCCGCGACCGGGCGGCTCACGCTGTACATCAGCCCCGAGACGGTCTGGTTCGCCAGTGCTGCCGCCGTGGTGACGCTGGTGCTGGCGGTCTGGTCGTGCACGCTGCCGCTGGGCGCCGAGGGCGATCATGACCACGACCACACGACTCCGGCCGGAACTTCGGATGCCCGGGCATCCCGCCGCCGCACGATGCAGACCGTCGCCGTGGTGAGCGGCGGAGCGATTGCATCCGCTGTCGTCGTCGCGGCGCTGGTGCTGCCGCCGGCGTCGCTCTCGGCCGCGCTGGCCGTCTCGCGCGCCGGCGAGACGCCGACGCTGTTCGCCGGCGCCGACGACGTCACGCTCGGTATCGCCGACACGACGACGTTCGGCGTGGGGGAGTGGTCGACGGCGTTCGCGACGTCGACGCGCCCCGAGAACTACGACGGTTCCCCCGTCACGCTGGTCGGATTCGTCACGCCGAACTCCGAGGGCGACGTGAACCTGACGCGCATGGTGATCTCGCACTGCGTGATCGATGCGCAGCCCGCCTCGGTGCCCGTCAGCGGCCCCGGCCTGACCGAGACGTACGAGACCGGTCAGTGGATCGAGGTCAGCGGCACGGTGCGCGCCGATGCTGACGGCACCCTGCGCATCGAACCGGTCGAGGTCACGAAGATCGATGAGCCGAAGGATCCGTATGAGTACTGA
- a CDS encoding DivIVA domain-containing protein produces the protein MSNTHDSDGQQNGDFFDQLLTTAPKGEHSAFTQAFRGYDKAEVDAAVATLRDQVKRLTSDLEGLDARHRGELEALRGDSEQSIAGALAESDERAARLEEELKAAKAQVEASAEQITALTEELTAAARAEGDADGAGRSDEPQSRQQFEAVLRVAEEQASVLIHNAASQAERLLEAAREETEAKRAELAADVARITAQAQQDADQVRLKIDTELTAHEARLEREAAHAAEKVSQAEQEAATVRTEAEKVAAALRAMVTRETSDMRSDAEREVREMNARVLEFEETLTRRQDDAQQEFLVLHNQAVAHAERITSDANEQVAASLEHAQRISNKAEDYEKLMRSQAQAIEAEAHVKARETLERARAKAQKIVDSVTGHATGALRDAEDATRQLRWQQQQLNSFMAEVRELLRPEGVLTGSAAAVAATGDTDDMPVEDVAVADAPDEEASDATDEFLGDEPLEDELTASD, from the coding sequence TTGAGCAACACGCATGACTCCGATGGCCAGCAGAACGGCGACTTCTTCGACCAGCTGCTGACCACAGCGCCGAAGGGCGAGCACTCCGCGTTCACGCAGGCGTTCCGCGGCTACGACAAGGCAGAGGTCGACGCCGCCGTCGCGACTCTGCGCGACCAGGTCAAGCGCCTGACGTCCGATCTGGAGGGCCTCGACGCCCGCCACCGCGGCGAACTGGAAGCCTTGCGTGGCGATAGCGAGCAGTCCATCGCCGGTGCGCTCGCCGAGAGCGACGAACGCGCGGCCCGGCTCGAAGAGGAGCTCAAGGCGGCCAAGGCGCAGGTCGAGGCTTCGGCCGAGCAGATCACCGCGCTCACCGAGGAACTCACCGCGGCAGCGCGCGCCGAGGGCGACGCGGACGGCGCGGGCCGCTCCGACGAGCCGCAGAGCCGTCAGCAGTTCGAAGCCGTCCTGCGTGTGGCCGAAGAGCAGGCCAGCGTGCTGATCCACAACGCGGCCTCGCAGGCCGAGCGCCTGCTCGAAGCGGCGCGTGAAGAGACCGAGGCCAAGCGCGCCGAGCTCGCCGCCGACGTCGCGCGCATCACCGCGCAGGCGCAGCAGGACGCCGACCAGGTGCGACTGAAGATCGACACCGAGCTGACCGCACACGAGGCCCGCCTCGAGCGCGAGGCTGCGCACGCCGCAGAGAAGGTGTCGCAGGCCGAGCAGGAGGCCGCCACGGTGCGCACCGAGGCCGAGAAGGTCGCCGCCGCGTTGCGCGCGATGGTCACCCGCGAGACCTCGGACATGCGCTCGGACGCCGAGCGTGAGGTGCGCGAGATGAACGCCCGCGTGCTGGAGTTCGAAGAGACCCTGACCCGCCGCCAGGACGACGCGCAGCAGGAGTTCCTGGTGCTGCACAACCAGGCCGTCGCCCACGCCGAGCGCATCACCTCGGATGCCAACGAGCAGGTCGCGGCCTCGCTGGAGCACGCGCAGCGCATCTCGAACAAGGCCGAGGACTACGAGAAGCTGATGCGCTCGCAGGCACAGGCGATCGAGGCCGAGGCTCACGTGAAGGCGCGCGAGACGCTGGAGCGCGCTCGCGCCAAGGCGCAGAAGATCGTCGACTCGGTCACCGGCCACGCCACCGGCGCCCTGCGCGACGCCGAAGACGCCACGCGTCAGCTGCGCTGGCAGCAGCAGCAGCTGAACAGCTTCATGGCCGAGGTGCGCGAACTGCTGCGCCCCGAGGGCGTGCTCACCGGTTCAGCCGCGGCCGTCGCCGCGACCGGTGACACCGATGACATGCCCGTCGAGGACGTCGCGGTCGCCGACGCACCCGACGAAGAGGCCTCGGATGCTACCGACGAGTTCCTCGGTGACGAGCCGCTGGAGGATGAGCTGACGGCATCCGACTGA